A genomic region of Anas acuta chromosome 1, bAnaAcu1.1, whole genome shotgun sequence contains the following coding sequences:
- the SEC61A2 gene encoding protein transport protein Sec61 subunit alpha, which produces MSSDSADPFYWMRVILASNRGTLMELGISPIVTSGLIMQLLAGAKIIEVGDTPKDRALFNGAQKLFGMIITIGQAIVYVMTGMYGDPAEMGAGICLLIIIQLFVAGLIVLLLDELLQKGYGLGSGISLFIATNICETIVWKAFSPTTINTGRGTEFEGAVIALFHLLATRTDKVRALREAFYRQNLPNLMNLIATVFVFAVVIYFQGFRVDLPIKSARYRGQYSSYPIKLFYTSNIPIILQSALVSNLYVISQMLSVRFSGNFLVNLLGQWADVSGGGPARSYPVGGLCYYLSPPESMGAIFEDPVHVIVYIIFMLGSCAFFSKTWIEVSGSSAKDVAKQLKEQQMVMRGHRDTSMVHELNRYIPTAAAFGGLCIGALSVLADFLGAIGSGTGILLAVTIIYQYFEIFVKEQAEVGGVGALFF; this is translated from the exons ATGTCATCAGATTCTGCAGATCCTTTCTATTGGATGCGAGTCATTCTTGCGTCAAACAGGG GTACGCTGATGGAGTTGGGTATCTCCCCGATCGTGACATCTGGTTTGATCATGCAGCTGTTAGCTGGAGCAAAGATCATCGAAGTTGGTGATACGCCAAAGGACAGAGCCTTGTTCAATGGGGCTCAGAAAT TATTTGGGATGATTATTACCATCGGGCAAGCCATCGTCTATGTTATGACTGGGATGTATGGAGATCCTGCTGAAATGGGTGCTGGGATTTGTCTTCTTATTATAATTCAG TTGTTTGTTGCTGGCTTGATTGTGCTGCTGTTAGACGAGTTGCTACAGAAAGGCTACGGGTTGGGGTCCGGTATTTCCCTATTTATTGCTACCAATATCTGTGAAACCATTGTCTGGAAGGCTTTTAGTCCCACTACCATCAACACTGGCAGAG gAACGGAGTTTGAGGGTGCTGTGATTGCTTTATTTCACCTTCTGGCTACGCGAACCGACAAAGTCCGTGCTTTGCGGGAGGCTTTTTACCGACAGAATTTGCCCAATCTCATGAATCTGATTGCTACAGTATTTGTGTTTGCTGTCGTCATATATTTTCAG gGCTTTCGTGTTGATCTACCCATCAAGTCTGCACGGTATCGTGGACAGTACAGCAGCTATCCTATCAAGCTCTTTTATACCTCCAACATTCCCATCATTCTGCAGTCTGCCTTAGTTTCGAACCTCTATGTTATTTCCCAGATGTTGTCTGTTCGTTTTAGTGGCAACTTCTTGGTGAACTTATTAGGACAGTGGGCA GATGTCAGTGGTGGTGGCCCTGCTCGTTCTTACCCTGTTGGTGGCCTGTGCTACTACTTGTCCCCTCCAGAATCCATGGGTGCAATATTTGAGGATCCCGTCCATGTCATagtttatataatttttatgttGGGATCCTGTGCGTTCTTCTCCAAGACTTGGATTGAGGTGTCTGGTTCATCGGCAAAAGAC GTTGCCAAGCAACTCAAAGAGCAGCAAATGGTGATGAGAGGCCACAGGGACACTTCAATGGTTCACGAGCTTAACAG GTACATCCCGACAGCAGCTGCGTTTGGGGGGTTGTGCATCGGCGCCCTATCGGTTTTAGCTGACTTCCTAGGAGCCATTGGGTCGGGCACTGGCATTCTGCTTGCAGTCACCATTATTTATCAgtactttgaaatatttgtaaaagaacAAGCCGAAGTTGGAGGAGTAGGCGCGTTATTTTTCTAG